From Limisphaera ngatamarikiensis, the proteins below share one genomic window:
- a CDS encoding sigma-54-dependent transcriptional regulator: protein MNRAPRILIVDDDPGQRSLLESFLRGRGYATLTAASGEEALEILEREPVDLLISDVRMPGISGLETLRRARRQNALLPVLLVTAYADIREAVGAMRDGALNYLPKPIDLEELLQLVRQATGQTSGRPDLGPRPELPPDVIAVSPQMQAVFRDAALVAASESRVLITGESGVGKEVVADLIHAWSPRARGPLIKINCAAIPETLLESELFGHEKGAFTGATRQRIGRFEEARGGTLFLDEIGDMALPLQAKLLRVIQDGRFQRIGSNLDIHSDARIIASTNRDLETAVREGRFREDLYYRLNVVELHVPPLRERPEDILPLATHFLRQFTGGRARFAPSVAEILHRYPWPGNVRELRNVMERAALLCRGELVLPEHLPARILRTLQETEATAGSPESLRLEEVEREKILETLQRCGFNRTETARVLGISRRALVYKLQRYRAAGYLVDPPGS from the coding sequence ATGAACCGGGCGCCGCGTATTCTGATCGTGGACGATGACCCGGGCCAGCGGAGTTTGTTGGAATCGTTCCTCCGCGGCCGCGGCTACGCCACACTCACCGCTGCCAGCGGCGAGGAGGCCCTGGAAATTTTGGAGCGCGAGCCGGTGGACCTGCTGATTTCGGACGTGCGGATGCCCGGGATCTCCGGGTTGGAAACCCTGCGTCGGGCGCGTCGCCAGAATGCCCTTCTGCCGGTGTTGCTGGTCACGGCGTATGCCGACATCCGGGAAGCCGTGGGGGCCATGCGGGACGGCGCGCTCAATTACCTGCCCAAGCCGATTGACCTGGAGGAACTGCTGCAACTGGTCCGCCAGGCCACCGGCCAGACGTCGGGCCGGCCGGATCTGGGGCCGCGTCCGGAGCTGCCGCCGGACGTGATCGCCGTCAGTCCGCAGATGCAGGCGGTGTTCCGGGACGCCGCCCTGGTGGCCGCGTCGGAAAGCCGGGTCCTGATCACGGGCGAGAGTGGCGTGGGCAAGGAAGTGGTGGCGGATTTGATCCACGCCTGGAGCCCCCGGGCGCGCGGACCATTGATCAAGATCAACTGCGCGGCGATTCCCGAAACGTTGCTGGAAAGCGAGCTGTTCGGTCACGAAAAAGGCGCCTTCACCGGGGCCACGCGACAACGGATCGGCCGGTTTGAGGAGGCGCGGGGCGGGACGTTGTTCCTGGACGAAATCGGCGACATGGCGTTGCCGCTGCAGGCCAAGCTGTTGCGGGTAATCCAGGATGGCCGGTTCCAGCGCATCGGATCCAACCTGGACATCCACTCGGACGCGCGAATCATTGCCTCCACCAACCGGGACCTGGAAACGGCCGTGCGCGAGGGCCGGTTTCGCGAGGACTTGTACTACCGGCTGAACGTGGTGGAGTTGCATGTGCCGCCCTTGCGGGAACGGCCGGAAGACATCCTGCCACTGGCCACGCATTTCCTCCGGCAATTCACAGGCGGGCGCGCGCGGTTTGCGCCCTCGGTGGCCGAGATCCTGCATCGGTACCCCTGGCCCGGGAACGTCCGCGAACTGCGCAATGTGATGGAGCGGGCGGCGTTGCTGTGCCGGGGCGAGCTGGTGCTCCCCGAACATCTGCCGGCCCGCATCCTGCGCACGCTCCAAGAGACCGAGGCAACCGCCGGCTCGCCCGAATCGTTGCGCCTGGAGGAGGTGGAGCGGGAGAAGATCCTGGAGACACTGCAACGGTGCGGGTTCAACCGGACCGAAACGGCGCGCGTGCTGGGAATCAGCCGGCGCGCGCTGGTGTACAAGCTGCAACGCTACCGCGCAGCCGGGTACTTGGTGGATCCGCCGGG